The proteins below come from a single Drosophila kikkawai strain 14028-0561.14 chromosome 3R, DkikHiC1v2, whole genome shotgun sequence genomic window:
- the LOC108085902 gene encoding zinc finger protein weckle → MTTCLSETEATNVFIWQRWCRLCAKDHPQNRNVYSQAAESQSWTNMLAMTIGKYFWVDIKQVDELSNHLCVECFTMMESLMEFSERVRRVQTLFNRLQTATKPGASVDYEELRQDCGLVDNDWKHLMSRDTKRIPLKETVEEIVEEVPGEDAFLEGTVEIIEEELQTVEEEVELQEAPDCIEEVKHIPEEEFDEESEIIEENYNIEAYEETAQEQESQEILQKTELKAKLSQETQEADEEENFSTENLAEEDDEPAIYKCSICSKPYKKPKAYKRHMLEVHNVMPADLPKLECNQCGIEFPTNSQLHIHYRSHLPAKLKADNSCPHCEKRFTTPGTLKRHIEGVHKGIKPFVCDLCGKGFKYITGLKDHKLVHTDECPFECPDCHRRFKNKARLKIHSDTHSANIYKCNICGMKLKTRRTFNKHKLVHSDERQYKCDVCGSSFKRSKTLKAHLILHTGIRPYKCNFCGREFSNGSNCRSHKRQAHPKELAEEESRGVSRSTLLPMLEELTKASKLIKTPAKPSKTKGSVPKASSKKFPLATESSTKDTEGAILYEIVEELDYP, encoded by the exons aTGACGACGTGCCTCTCGGAAACAGAGGCCACCAACGTATTTATTTGGCAGCGATGGTGTCGCCTGTGCGCCAAGGATCATCCCCAGAACCGAAATGTGTACTCCCAGGCGGCTGAATCTCAGTCCTGGACGAATATGCTGGCCATGACCATAGGAAAATACTTTTGGGTTgat ATCAAACAGGTGGATGAGCTGAGCAATCACCTGTGTGTTGAATGCTTCACCATGATGGAGAGCCTCATGGAATTCTCGGAGAGAGTGCGAAGAGTCCAAACGCTTTTCAACAGACTGCAGACGGCCACAAAACCGGGAGCTTCAGTGGACTATGAGGAACTGCGACAAGATTGCGGCTTGGTGGACAACGACTGGAAGCACTTGATGTCCCGGGACACAAAAAGGATTCCTCTAAAGGAAACAGTAGAAGAAATAGTGGAAGAAGTTCCAGGTGAAGATGCCTTTTTAGAGGGAACAGTAGAAATTATAGAGGAAGAGCTGCAAACTGtagaggaggaggtggagctgCAGGAGGCCCCCGATTGCATAGAGGAAGTGAAGCACATACCCGAGGAGGAATTCGATGAGGAGTCTGAAATAATTGAGGAAAACTACAACATTGAAGCCTACGAAGAAACCGCACAAGAGCAAGAATCTCAGGAAATACTCCAAAAAACAGAACTCAAAGCTAAACTCAGCCAGGAGACACAGGAAGCAGATGAAGAAGAAAACTTCTCCACCGAGAATCTCGCAGAGGAAGACGACGAGCCCGCCATCTACAAGTGCAGCATCTGCAGCAAACCCTACAAGAAGCCAAAGGCTTATAAGCGACACATGCTGGAAGTGCACAACGTGATGCCCGCGGATCTGCCCAAGCTGGAGTGCAATCAATGCGGCATAGAGTTTCCCACAAACAGCCAACTCCACATCCACTATCGCTCTCATTTGCCCGCCAAACTCAAGGCGGACAACTCCTGTCCACACTGCGAGAAACGATTCACCACGCCGGGCACACTTAAGCGGCACATTGAGGGCGTTCACAAGGGCATCAAGCCCTTTGTGTGTGACCTCTGCGGCAAGGGCTTCAAGTACATCACAGGACTCAAGGATCACAAGCTGGTCCACACCGACGAGTGTCCCTTTGAGTGCCCCGACTGTCACAGACGCTTTAAGAATAAGGCGAGATTAAAG ATCCATTCAGATACGCACAGTGCCAACATCTACAAGTGCAACATATGCGGCATGAAGCTCAAGACCCGGCGTACCTTTAACAAACACAAATTGGTACACTCAGACGAACGGCAGTATAAATGCGATGTCTGCGGTTCGTCCTTCAAGAGAAGCAAAACCTTGAAGGCGCATCTCATCCTGCATACAGGCATCCGGCCGTACAAGTGCAACTTTTGCGGCAGGGAATTCTCCAATGGCTCTAACTGCAGATCGCACAAGCGACAGGCACATCCCAAGGAGCTGGCCGAAGAGGAATCACGAGGGGTTTCACGCTCCACACTGCTGCCCATGCTGGAGGAACTGACCAAGGC TTCCAAGCTCATAAAGACACCTGCCAAGCCCAGCAAAACGAAGGGCAGTGTGCCAAAAGCTTCGTCTAAAAAGTTTCCGTTAGCCACAGAATCTTCCACCAAGGACACCGAAGGCGCCATTCTCTATGAAATAGTCGAGGAGCTGGATTACCCCTAA
- the Best1 gene encoding bestrophin-4 isoform X2, which yields MVYRFGLNPGQKETFEAIVQYCDSYRELIPLSFVLGFYVSIVMTRWWNQYTSIPWPDPIAVFVSSNVHGQDERGRVMRRTIMRYVCLCLTMVLANVSPRVKKRFPGLSNLVEAGLLNDNEKTIIEAMNKSFPRPSKHWLPIVWAASIITRARKEGRIRDDFAVKTIIDELNKFRGQCGLLISYDTISVPLVYTQVVTLAVYSYFLTCCMGQQWTDGKVVGNTTYLNKVDLYFPVFTTLQFFFYMGWLKVAESLINPFGEDDDDFEVNWMVDRNLQVSYLIVDEMHHDHPELLKDQYWDEVFPNELPYTIAAERFRENHPEPSTAKIEVPKNAAMPSTMSSVRIDEMVGNANGATAAAAAAPDTKVPLAGVGQVPGQASGQVPVPGSDQQSVTYDFPKGSPDEEADDASGIHFSAGNGKMRLGSSPSLVSVSGTLSRVNTVASALKRFLSRDDSRPGSATPSEDQKPYKFPASASSASLSGVAGSATSAGKPAGSMRITHQVIEEVDEQATITSMRANEPRPNVMDIFASSSGAGAAPSGPLQPPPAHSEPVDIPARPPSYNRAQSQYEPTLFPPGGVDTLLSTSAPAGGSPSLLSNAATAPSSPVGDSSKSLYDPQKAASRETVENMDLRASNDLLNQAQAAVEPEDEGDDFEKLKAAREKEKLMRQQKNLARTISTAPGVEVPMIPVAVAVPPATVPSVPSSADLLGGGELLPSSTMKSEDAVNGS from the exons ATGGTCTATCGTTTTGGTCTAAATCCAGGTCAAAAAGA AACTTTTGAGGCCATTGTTCAGTACTGCGATAGTTATAGAGAACTCATTCCCCTGTCCTTTGTCCTGGGTTTCTATGTATCCATTGTGATGACCCGCTGGTGGAACCAGTATACCTCCATTCCTTGGCCCGATCCCATTGCCGTGTTCGTCAGCTCCAATGTTCATGGCCAGGATGAGCGAGGACGTGTGATGCGACGAACAATTATGCGATATGTCTGTCTCTGCCTCACCATGGTTCTGGCCAATGTATCACCCAGGGTGAAAAAACGTTTTCCTGGACTCAGTAATCTCGTAGAGGCGGGTCTCCTCAATGACAACGAAAAGACTATCATAGAGGCGATGAACAAATCCTTTCCCAGACCCTCGAAGCACTGGTTGCCCATCGTCTGGGCTGCTAGCATCATCACCAGGGCCAGGAAAGAGGGACGCATCCGAGATGATTTCGCTGTGAAGACCATTATCGATGAGCTGAACAAGTTCCGGGGTCAGTGTGGACTTCTCATAAGCTACGACACGATTAGTGTCCCGCTTGTCTACACCCAGGTGGTGACCCTGGCAGTGTACTCCTACTTCCTGACCTGCTGCATGGGCCAGCAGTGGACCGATGGCAAGGTGGTGGGCAACACCACCTACCTCAACAAGGTGGATCTCTACTTTCCGGTGTTCACCACGCTGCAGTTCTTCTTCTACATGGGATGGCTCAAGGTGGCCGAGTCGCTGATTAATCCCTTTGgcgaggatgatgatgattttgAG GTCAACTGGATGGTGGATCGCAATCTGCAAGTCTCCTACCTGATCGTCGATGAGATGCACCACGACCATCCAGAGCTGCTGAAGGATCAGTACTGGGACGAGGTGTTCCCCAACGAGCTGCCCTACACAATCGCTGCCGAGCGGTTCCGTGAGAATCATCCGGAACCGTCCACCGCCAAGATCGAGGTGCCGAAGAATGCCGCCATGCCCTCGACCATGTCGTCTGTTCGCATCGATGAAATGGTTGGTAATGCTAATGGCgccactgccgccgccgctgccgctccgGACACGAAGGTCCCGCTAGCGGGTGTGGGTCAAGTTCCCGGCCAGGCCTCTGGCCAGGTTCCGGTTCCGGGTTCGGATCAGCAGTCCGTTACCTATGACTTTCCCAAGGGCTCGCCAGACGAGGAG GCCGACGATGCCAGTGGCATTCACTTCTCAGCTGGCAATGGAAAAATGCGTTTGGGCTCCTCGCCTTCGCTGGTTAGCGTTTCGGGCACCTTGTCTCGGGTTAACACAGTGGCTTCAGCTCTCAAGAGATTCCTGAGTCGCGATGATAGCAGGCCAGGATCGGCCACGCCCAGTGAGGACCAGAAACCCTACAAATTTCCAGCCAGCGCCAGTTCGGCAAGTCTTTCGGGAGTGGCTGGATCTGCCACATCGGCGGGTAAACCAGCTGGTAGCATGCGGATAACCCATCAAGTTATCGAGGAGGTGGATGAGCAGGCCACCATCACCTCGATGAGGGCCAATGAGCCGCGGCCCAATGTTATGGATATATTTGCATCATCCTCGGGAGCTGGAGCAGCGCCTTCAGGGCCATTGCAGCCACCGCCCGCTCACTCGGAACCGGTGGACATTCCGGCACGTCCGCCCAGCTACAATCGTGCCCAGTCCCAGTACGAGCCCACTCTGTTCCCGCCCGGTGGAGTGGATACCCTGCTGAGTACTTCGGCGCCTGCAGGAGGCAGTCCCTCGCTTCTATCCAATGCTGCAACGGCGCCCAGCTCGCCGGTGGGCGACAGCTCCAAGTCCCTGTACGATCCCCAGAAGGCGGCCAGCCGGGAGACGG TGGAAAATATGGATTTGAGGGCTTCAAACGATTTGCTAAACCAGGCCCAGGCGGCCGTGGAGCCCGAAGACGAGGGCGATGACTTCGAGAAGCTGAAGGCGGCCCGAGAGAAGGAGAAGCTGATGCGCCAGCAAAAGAATCTGGCTCGCACCATCAGCACCGCCCCAGGTGTAGAGGTGCCCATGATCCCAGTGGCCGTGGCAGTGCCTCCGGCAACAGTGCCGTCCGTTCCCTCCAGTGCCGATCTCCTGGGAGGCGGGGAACTGCTGCCCAGCTCCACCATGAAGTCGGAGGATGCCGTCAATGGCAGTTGA
- the LOC108085915 gene encoding uncharacterized protein, which yields MTKGQSPESQGKWLLPMLLLLFTAGQVTTQEPPAAPGEFAPHVTATCKAGTMNIKVKMSSGYTGAVHVRDYRTPGCMAMGDGSDSVAFSLNLWAKQGASDYCGILVSNVSGSNRTEERSIQLAVRVHKTLELADDKFYVITCGKSGFARDDNAHVVLKFLENDHRVRETVYGHQYKIRAEFSKPNDTYGLRVGNCFAFDKKNRTQKLTDDSGCPYDTNIISRFVPTADGRAAEAVLRSMFKFPEGSEVHLQCDVIQCYGRCVEIDDCNDVALAGFGKGTNGPRKFGPNEEGSSLAGTTVFVLDPNEARLISGNCEDGIRPSWLLWLTITLGVLFLIMLLMNIFLCTAMSCSCANTEIIEKEPSIIEEYDPYRSWHGSQYGSRYSLHGRDAHKGYTSGGSTIHSNRSMPIDNDNDYAIVHSRPGSRHSTLHGQRAHRGPPSNI from the exons GTCACCACACAGGAACCGCCAGCGGCGCCGGGAGAGTTTGCTCCCCATGTCACCGCCACTTGCAAGGCGGGCACAATGAACATCAAGGTCAAGATGAGCTCCGGCTACACGGGCGCCGTTCATGTCCGGGACTATCGCACGCCCGGCTGCATGGCCATGGGCGATGGCAGCGACTCGGTGGCCTTCAGCCTGAATCTCTGGGCCAAGCAGGGCGCCAGCGACTACTGCGGCATCCTGGTCAGCAACGTGAGTGGAAGCAAT CGAACCGAGGAGCGTTCCATTCAGCTGGCCGTGCGTGTGCACAAGACTCTGGAGCTGGCGGACGATAAGTTTTATGTGATTACCTGTGGCAAATCGGGCTTTGCGCG CGATGACAATGCCCATGTGGTGCTCAAGTTCCTGGAGAATGATCATCGGGTGCGTGAGACGGTCTATGGCCACCAGTACAAGATCCGCGCCGAGTTCTCCAAGCCAAACG ATACCTATGGCCTGCGAGTGGGTAACTGCTTTGCCTTTGACAAGAAGAACAGGACCCAAAAGCTCACCGATGATAGCGG CTGCCCCTATGACACGAATATCATCAGTCGCTTTGTGCCCACAGCAGATGGACGAGCTGCCGAAGCGGTGCTTAGATCGATGTTCAAGTTTCCCGAGG GATCCGAGGTGCATCTGCAGTGCGATGTGATCCAGTGCTATGGTCGCTGCGTGGAGATCGATGACTGCAATGATGTGGCATTGGCTGGATTTGGCAAGGGCACCAATGGACCCAGAAAGTTCGGTCCCAACGAGGAGGGCTCCAGCCTGGCCGGAACCACGGTCTTTGTGCTCGATCCCAACGAGGCCAGAT TGATCTCGGGCAATTGCGAGGATGGCATCCGACCCAGTTGGCTGCTGTGGCTGACCATTACCTTGGGTGTACTCTTCCTGATCATGCTGCTGATGAACATCTTCCTTTGCACCGCCATGAGCTGCAGTTGTGCTAACACAGAG ATAATCGAGAAGGAGCCATCCATCATCGAGGAGTACGATCCGTATCGCAGTTGGCATGGCAGTCAGTATGGTTCGCGGTATTCGCTGCACGGCAGGGATGCCCACAAGGGATACACCAGCGGTGGCTCCACGATACACTCAAATAG GTCAATGCCAAtcgataacgataacgattATGCCATCGTGCATTCGCGTCCAGGCTCTAGACATTCCACGTTACACGGACAGCGCGCCCATCGGGGACCGCCCAGTAATATTTGA
- the Best1 gene encoding bestrophin-4 isoform X1, giving the protein MTITYTGEVATCRGFGCFLKLLLRWRGSIYKLVWLDLLAFLIIYYAINMVYRFGLNPGQKETFEAIVQYCDSYRELIPLSFVLGFYVSIVMTRWWNQYTSIPWPDPIAVFVSSNVHGQDERGRVMRRTIMRYVCLCLTMVLANVSPRVKKRFPGLSNLVEAGLLNDNEKTIIEAMNKSFPRPSKHWLPIVWAASIITRARKEGRIRDDFAVKTIIDELNKFRGQCGLLISYDTISVPLVYTQVVTLAVYSYFLTCCMGQQWTDGKVVGNTTYLNKVDLYFPVFTTLQFFFYMGWLKVAESLINPFGEDDDDFEVNWMVDRNLQVSYLIVDEMHHDHPELLKDQYWDEVFPNELPYTIAAERFRENHPEPSTAKIEVPKNAAMPSTMSSVRIDEMVGNANGATAAAAAAPDTKVPLAGVGQVPGQASGQVPVPGSDQQSVTYDFPKGSPDEEADDASGIHFSAGNGKMRLGSSPSLVSVSGTLSRVNTVASALKRFLSRDDSRPGSATPSEDQKPYKFPASASSASLSGVAGSATSAGKPAGSMRITHQVIEEVDEQATITSMRANEPRPNVMDIFASSSGAGAAPSGPLQPPPAHSEPVDIPARPPSYNRAQSQYEPTLFPPGGVDTLLSTSAPAGGSPSLLSNAATAPSSPVGDSSKSLYDPQKAASRETVENMDLRASNDLLNQAQAAVEPEDEGDDFEKLKAAREKEKLMRQQKNLARTISTAPGVEVPMIPVAVAVPPATVPSVPSSADLLGGGELLPSSTMKSEDAVNGS; this is encoded by the exons ATGACAATAACGTATACCGGTGAAGTGGCCACTTGCCgcggctttggctgttttctCAAATTGCTGCTCAG ATGGCGCGGAAGTATTTACAAGCTGGTCTGGCTGGATCTTTTGGCCTTTCTTATCATTTACTATGCAATAAATATGGTCTATCGTTTTGGTCTAAATCCAGGTCAAAAAGA AACTTTTGAGGCCATTGTTCAGTACTGCGATAGTTATAGAGAACTCATTCCCCTGTCCTTTGTCCTGGGTTTCTATGTATCCATTGTGATGACCCGCTGGTGGAACCAGTATACCTCCATTCCTTGGCCCGATCCCATTGCCGTGTTCGTCAGCTCCAATGTTCATGGCCAGGATGAGCGAGGACGTGTGATGCGACGAACAATTATGCGATATGTCTGTCTCTGCCTCACCATGGTTCTGGCCAATGTATCACCCAGGGTGAAAAAACGTTTTCCTGGACTCAGTAATCTCGTAGAGGCGGGTCTCCTCAATGACAACGAAAAGACTATCATAGAGGCGATGAACAAATCCTTTCCCAGACCCTCGAAGCACTGGTTGCCCATCGTCTGGGCTGCTAGCATCATCACCAGGGCCAGGAAAGAGGGACGCATCCGAGATGATTTCGCTGTGAAGACCATTATCGATGAGCTGAACAAGTTCCGGGGTCAGTGTGGACTTCTCATAAGCTACGACACGATTAGTGTCCCGCTTGTCTACACCCAGGTGGTGACCCTGGCAGTGTACTCCTACTTCCTGACCTGCTGCATGGGCCAGCAGTGGACCGATGGCAAGGTGGTGGGCAACACCACCTACCTCAACAAGGTGGATCTCTACTTTCCGGTGTTCACCACGCTGCAGTTCTTCTTCTACATGGGATGGCTCAAGGTGGCCGAGTCGCTGATTAATCCCTTTGgcgaggatgatgatgattttgAG GTCAACTGGATGGTGGATCGCAATCTGCAAGTCTCCTACCTGATCGTCGATGAGATGCACCACGACCATCCAGAGCTGCTGAAGGATCAGTACTGGGACGAGGTGTTCCCCAACGAGCTGCCCTACACAATCGCTGCCGAGCGGTTCCGTGAGAATCATCCGGAACCGTCCACCGCCAAGATCGAGGTGCCGAAGAATGCCGCCATGCCCTCGACCATGTCGTCTGTTCGCATCGATGAAATGGTTGGTAATGCTAATGGCgccactgccgccgccgctgccgctccgGACACGAAGGTCCCGCTAGCGGGTGTGGGTCAAGTTCCCGGCCAGGCCTCTGGCCAGGTTCCGGTTCCGGGTTCGGATCAGCAGTCCGTTACCTATGACTTTCCCAAGGGCTCGCCAGACGAGGAG GCCGACGATGCCAGTGGCATTCACTTCTCAGCTGGCAATGGAAAAATGCGTTTGGGCTCCTCGCCTTCGCTGGTTAGCGTTTCGGGCACCTTGTCTCGGGTTAACACAGTGGCTTCAGCTCTCAAGAGATTCCTGAGTCGCGATGATAGCAGGCCAGGATCGGCCACGCCCAGTGAGGACCAGAAACCCTACAAATTTCCAGCCAGCGCCAGTTCGGCAAGTCTTTCGGGAGTGGCTGGATCTGCCACATCGGCGGGTAAACCAGCTGGTAGCATGCGGATAACCCATCAAGTTATCGAGGAGGTGGATGAGCAGGCCACCATCACCTCGATGAGGGCCAATGAGCCGCGGCCCAATGTTATGGATATATTTGCATCATCCTCGGGAGCTGGAGCAGCGCCTTCAGGGCCATTGCAGCCACCGCCCGCTCACTCGGAACCGGTGGACATTCCGGCACGTCCGCCCAGCTACAATCGTGCCCAGTCCCAGTACGAGCCCACTCTGTTCCCGCCCGGTGGAGTGGATACCCTGCTGAGTACTTCGGCGCCTGCAGGAGGCAGTCCCTCGCTTCTATCCAATGCTGCAACGGCGCCCAGCTCGCCGGTGGGCGACAGCTCCAAGTCCCTGTACGATCCCCAGAAGGCGGCCAGCCGGGAGACGG TGGAAAATATGGATTTGAGGGCTTCAAACGATTTGCTAAACCAGGCCCAGGCGGCCGTGGAGCCCGAAGACGAGGGCGATGACTTCGAGAAGCTGAAGGCGGCCCGAGAGAAGGAGAAGCTGATGCGCCAGCAAAAGAATCTGGCTCGCACCATCAGCACCGCCCCAGGTGTAGAGGTGCCCATGATCCCAGTGGCCGTGGCAGTGCCTCCGGCAACAGTGCCGTCCGTTCCCTCCAGTGCCGATCTCCTGGGAGGCGGGGAACTGCTGCCCAGCTCCACCATGAAGTCGGAGGATGCCGTCAATGGCAGTTGA
- the Best1 gene encoding bestrophin-2 isoform X3, producing MTITYTGEVATCRGFGCFLKLLLRWRGSIYKLVWLDLLAFLIIYYAINMVYRFGLNPGQKETFEAIVQYCDSYRELIPLSFVLGFYVSIVMTRWWNQYTSIPWPDPIAVFVSSNVHGQDERGRVMRRTIMRYVCLCLTMVLANVSPRVKKRFPGLSNLVEAGLLNDNEKTIIEAMNKSFPRPSKHWLPIVWAASIITRARKEGRIRDDFAVKTIIDELNKFRGQCGLLISYDTISVPLVYTQVVTLAVYSYFLTCCMGQQWTDGKVVGNTTYLNKVDLYFPVFTTLQFFFYMGWLKVAESLINPFGEDDDDFEVNWMVDRNLQVSYLIVDEMHHDHPELLKDQYWDEVFPNELPYTIAAERFRENHPEPSTAKIEVPKNAAMPSTMSSVRIDEMADDASGIHFSAGNGKMRLGSSPSLVSVSGTLSRVNTVASALKRFLSRDDSRPGSATPSEDQKPYKFPASASSASLSGVAGSATSAGKPAGSMRITHQVIEEVDEQATITSMRANEPRPNVMDIFASSSGAGAAPSGPLQPPPAHSEPVDIPARPPSYNRAQSQYEPTLFPPGGVDTLLSTSAPAGGSPSLLSNAATAPSSPVGDSSKSLYDPQKAASRETVENMDLRASNDLLNQAQAAVEPEDEGDDFEKLKAAREKEKLMRQQKNLARTISTAPGVEVPMIPVAVAVPPATVPSVPSSADLLGGGELLPSSTMKSEDAVNGS from the exons ATGACAATAACGTATACCGGTGAAGTGGCCACTTGCCgcggctttggctgttttctCAAATTGCTGCTCAG ATGGCGCGGAAGTATTTACAAGCTGGTCTGGCTGGATCTTTTGGCCTTTCTTATCATTTACTATGCAATAAATATGGTCTATCGTTTTGGTCTAAATCCAGGTCAAAAAGA AACTTTTGAGGCCATTGTTCAGTACTGCGATAGTTATAGAGAACTCATTCCCCTGTCCTTTGTCCTGGGTTTCTATGTATCCATTGTGATGACCCGCTGGTGGAACCAGTATACCTCCATTCCTTGGCCCGATCCCATTGCCGTGTTCGTCAGCTCCAATGTTCATGGCCAGGATGAGCGAGGACGTGTGATGCGACGAACAATTATGCGATATGTCTGTCTCTGCCTCACCATGGTTCTGGCCAATGTATCACCCAGGGTGAAAAAACGTTTTCCTGGACTCAGTAATCTCGTAGAGGCGGGTCTCCTCAATGACAACGAAAAGACTATCATAGAGGCGATGAACAAATCCTTTCCCAGACCCTCGAAGCACTGGTTGCCCATCGTCTGGGCTGCTAGCATCATCACCAGGGCCAGGAAAGAGGGACGCATCCGAGATGATTTCGCTGTGAAGACCATTATCGATGAGCTGAACAAGTTCCGGGGTCAGTGTGGACTTCTCATAAGCTACGACACGATTAGTGTCCCGCTTGTCTACACCCAGGTGGTGACCCTGGCAGTGTACTCCTACTTCCTGACCTGCTGCATGGGCCAGCAGTGGACCGATGGCAAGGTGGTGGGCAACACCACCTACCTCAACAAGGTGGATCTCTACTTTCCGGTGTTCACCACGCTGCAGTTCTTCTTCTACATGGGATGGCTCAAGGTGGCCGAGTCGCTGATTAATCCCTTTGgcgaggatgatgatgattttgAG GTCAACTGGATGGTGGATCGCAATCTGCAAGTCTCCTACCTGATCGTCGATGAGATGCACCACGACCATCCAGAGCTGCTGAAGGATCAGTACTGGGACGAGGTGTTCCCCAACGAGCTGCCCTACACAATCGCTGCCGAGCGGTTCCGTGAGAATCATCCGGAACCGTCCACCGCCAAGATCGAGGTGCCGAAGAATGCCGCCATGCCCTCGACCATGTCGTCTGTTCGCATCGATGAAATG GCCGACGATGCCAGTGGCATTCACTTCTCAGCTGGCAATGGAAAAATGCGTTTGGGCTCCTCGCCTTCGCTGGTTAGCGTTTCGGGCACCTTGTCTCGGGTTAACACAGTGGCTTCAGCTCTCAAGAGATTCCTGAGTCGCGATGATAGCAGGCCAGGATCGGCCACGCCCAGTGAGGACCAGAAACCCTACAAATTTCCAGCCAGCGCCAGTTCGGCAAGTCTTTCGGGAGTGGCTGGATCTGCCACATCGGCGGGTAAACCAGCTGGTAGCATGCGGATAACCCATCAAGTTATCGAGGAGGTGGATGAGCAGGCCACCATCACCTCGATGAGGGCCAATGAGCCGCGGCCCAATGTTATGGATATATTTGCATCATCCTCGGGAGCTGGAGCAGCGCCTTCAGGGCCATTGCAGCCACCGCCCGCTCACTCGGAACCGGTGGACATTCCGGCACGTCCGCCCAGCTACAATCGTGCCCAGTCCCAGTACGAGCCCACTCTGTTCCCGCCCGGTGGAGTGGATACCCTGCTGAGTACTTCGGCGCCTGCAGGAGGCAGTCCCTCGCTTCTATCCAATGCTGCAACGGCGCCCAGCTCGCCGGTGGGCGACAGCTCCAAGTCCCTGTACGATCCCCAGAAGGCGGCCAGCCGGGAGACGG TGGAAAATATGGATTTGAGGGCTTCAAACGATTTGCTAAACCAGGCCCAGGCGGCCGTGGAGCCCGAAGACGAGGGCGATGACTTCGAGAAGCTGAAGGCGGCCCGAGAGAAGGAGAAGCTGATGCGCCAGCAAAAGAATCTGGCTCGCACCATCAGCACCGCCCCAGGTGTAGAGGTGCCCATGATCCCAGTGGCCGTGGCAGTGCCTCCGGCAACAGTGCCGTCCGTTCCCTCCAGTGCCGATCTCCTGGGAGGCGGGGAACTGCTGCCCAGCTCCACCATGAAGTCGGAGGATGCCGTCAATGGCAGTTGA